The genome window CCTTAATTTGAATTCTTATACAGCAATGCCATTTCCAAACCTGTTGACTATTCCTGAATAAACGCAGTGCTTACCTATTTTATGGAGAAAACGCCATCATCAGATACAGTGGCCTCTGAAATTAACTCAGCATTTTATTGCAGTGCTAAGTGCAGATGTGCATAAGAATACAGATATATTTAACTTGTCACATTTaagtttaaaatgtgaaaatacaaGTGCTTTTATTGCTTTGTGAGGTTCTGCAGTGCATCTGAACCTTGTAATTACCTAATCTGTCTTGATTAGAAGGAGCCCTTATAGAGTGAGACAGTGCATGGGCgatcatttttaaaacttgtccATGTACAACTTCCAGTGGGAGATGTAAAAATTATTGtctgctttcatttttcattttctgtatacAACCAACAAGCTAGAAATAATGTGCTGGTTCAGAAAAATTAAAGGTCAGTTTAAAATGCCAGCACCTATTGTTTACTGTAGAAAGTGAGGCTGGCAAACCGTTTCAAACACTGTGAGCTATTTAATtgtgaggaaggggaaggaggttCTTAACTGCACCATCAAATTAGAGAAGCCATGATACCTACTTATAATATTCACAAGGTGAGTCAGACTTGATTTTATAATGCATCGTCATCTTATATGTATCATGATAGTCCCAGATACTAACATGGCTTCTATAATCTGAGGGATAGAGAATGAGGTCCTCTTCATAGTTAAACCAATAGAGCACTGGCAGACAAATTTTGTAACAAAGGTTTAGAAAACAATTCTGTTAAGCATTCCTTATTTAGGGCAATAGAGAAACATATCTTCAGCATTAACCAGAGCAGTATTTCAATTAACAGTTTTCATATATGAGATCTTACATGAACTGAAAGTTTTCAAAGAACCTGGTATATAGGGAAATGACATGCAAGTCATTCTCAGAAGTAATACCAGGACCCGCGCAGGGGGTAGGGGGAGGTCAGTGGCAGGGCTTCCAGCCTGTATGCTCATttgtatgtgttttatatattggagtttttaaatgtctaaaataCACGTTAAAGTTGTACATCTTTTAACAAACTTGAATgctactaaaaatatttcaatcttCTAACAAAAACTCTTCTAAGTAGCACTtaaaccttttttaaattttaaaattctttgaagtTATTGTAACCATTATAACAATCATGATTGTGGGAAAATCAGTGCACAGCAGTACATCCAGTGGGTTTAAAATAATTACCTGATACAAGCCTGTTTTATTCTATTTGGACTTTCTAATTGTTTTTGTTCAGGACAATTGAGAGTCTGATGACATTCTTTCAAGATTTGTTATAAACTATTAATTTCCTAGGCTACTGCCTCATTGTGCACATTTTGCCGGCAAGattggaaggaaataaaattttttcaagTGCTCACTGACCCAAAATGGAAATGGGAAACTACCCCaaatctttcaaaatgaaaaacccTCAAGAGGAAGACATATCAGACCCAACCACTACTTAGGCAGGGCAAATGATAAATGCAAATCACagacttcctttttcttctgccaCAAATGTCAGAAACGCTTGGCATCTGAGTGcattgcatttttttccctcttttctgaACAGCTCAACTTGGAAAGGTCAACATATCCCTTTGGGAAaaatcttttcttataaattggaATGTTTGCACACGTAACTGTAGGAAATGTTTAACATTTGCTTTCATGGGACAGCAATTTGTTCAATAGAGTGggattgttcttgttttttccattttcctgcctGTTTGTACATCACAGGCACTCTAATTACTGAAAGCAACTTCGAGGCACTTCTTTCTATGGAATCAGATCATCCTATCCACAAAACCAGCCAATGCCTTGGGCTTCCAAAAGGCAAACATGTTCCATCTTTTAGTTACTCCAAGGGACTCATTTGTGAGAGACTGTTCTGAATAAAAGCAGTAATTTTCCACAGACTATACAGCTGAAACCCtgaagaaggaggagagggagggtgagggggTGTCCAGTGTCTCCAATGGGTTGTTTGAATCTTTTGGTTTATGTAAAGGAGGATATAGGACATTAAGACGATAAAACTGTTTGCTATTGGTGATCAGCTGCATCCAATCTgacaattaataaatatttgtggtttGTGGAGAATTCTTTCTAACCAGAGCCTATCCTTTCCCTCCAACTTGAATTGATGAAGAACAATGCTGAGTTTGTGtagttatatttgtttatatggAAACAAGCAGATACTCAAAACaggcttataatttttttaaataaaaatgctctTAGCAATGACTTAAAATAAGCACAAGGAGGGACTTTAAGGAAGATACCAGTATCTAAGTATTGATCTGGGCAGGACTACAGGAAGGGACCTGAGTCAGCATGGCTCATTATTTTGGGACACTTCCGATTATTCACCTCCAGAAATAGTTTCCCTTCCATTTCAAACAAATCCTTCTACTGCTGACGAGAGCTGCAAGATGTGTAAATACAAATGTGTGTGCTTGAGACACGTGTGTATTCCAATAGAAATGTCCTATCAGAGACAAACCATCTCTCCTCACGCACATATTCCCATGCCCTGGATCCTATCCCTTCTTTTCAAGGGCTCTCCTTCCtcaattaatttataattttttattattttattccctcCTATGTCATTAATTTGTTTCTCTTCATTGACCCAATCACAAAAGCATACAAACATGTTCTGTCTCTTCTCAATATTGAAAAATTAACCTTTGACCTTATATCTCCTTTTAACTACCACTCAATTTCCTATTGTCCTTCattgtaaaacttaaaaaaagtcaGCAGCACATATTTCTTTCCACTTTCTCTCTTCCATTCACTCTTCAACCTGCTCCAATTGGCCTTCCATCCCCATTTCTCCAAGGACTGATCTTGACACAGTCACTAAGACCTTGCTGTCAAAGCCAGTGACTATGTAACTATTCTCATATTACTACTCAATCTCTTGGTGGGACTTCAACACAATTGACTGCTCCATTCTTCTTGAATTACTCTCTTCTCTTGGTTTTTATACTACTAGTCACCTAGTTTTGCTCTTACATTTTGGGCTGTTATTTCTTTGGCTGTTTTGTTGGTTCTTCATATTCCACCTCTACCTAAATGTGGAAGTACCTCAAAAATCCATTTTTgaccttttttccttctctacacTCTTCCTGGATGACCTCATTTGTTCCCATGGTTTTAATTACCACACAAATGCCAGAAAGGTTCAGTGTTACAACTCTACTCCTGACAGCTCCCTTGattttcacatttatatatacaGTTACTCTTGATGCCTCCACATAGATATTTTAATAGAcatctcagttttattttcccaaacttGTTTCTCTTGAACTCTTCCCATTCTGAGCAAATGCAGCCACCACTGATCCAATTGCTTGAGCCAAAAACCTGAGTCacccctattttttttcttttccttactccACATTTAATCCATCAGCAAATCACATTAGTTCTATCTTCAAGCTATATCTGTAATTATTCAACTTAATCTCTGTATCTACTTCCACCTCGAAATTGGCATCATCTCTCATCTGGACATTACAATAGACCCCTAAATGGTGTCCCTGAATAAACTGAAACCTCTACCATGGTTTATGTGACCCCATATGAAGCAGCTTCCTGTCTACTCcaactttctccttccttctcactctgctccagccacactgaccttCAGGATGCTCCTGTCACATGGTGAGCCCATTCTATCTGATGGCCTTTGAATTTGTTGCTCTTGTAACAAGATTTTGTCCCATATTTTCTCATGATTGACTCTTTTTCATCCATTCCCACCAACGTTATTTCTTCAGAGATGTGTCCCTTGTTTTCACCTCTGCCACACTTGGTCAAAACACCTTATTTCCTTTGAGGCATTTACCACTATCTGAAAccatcttttgtttatttgatgGCATGTTGTGTCCCTCACAGACACAGAACATAAGCTTCCTGAGGACAGAAACCTTGTCTGTCTCCTTCACTATTTAAGACCCATCCTGGAAAGTGCCCAGTTAGCATCGGAGTACCTGGTATTTGCTggattaattaattcattcaacagcAATTTTTAGACTTTCCACTGTGTACCAGGTACTGTATcaagttacttttaaatttttaaatcttgtttttagaaaactaaaatattttttaaatattttgggcATCCCCAGTAGGTGTCTATATAGGGCTCATGAGATTTTGGTACAGGCAGGCAATGTGCATGTAATAGTCACATCACGAAagatggggtatccatcccctcaagcatcctttgtgttaaaaacaatccaattatactcttttaattattttaatatatgcaattaaattattactgATTATAGGttccctgttgtgctatcaaattctaagtcttattatttcatttgttctaGGTTCTTGACATACACctgtgaacaaaacagaacacagaTCCTTTCCCTCATGGAGCTAATATCTTAGTGGGAAAGATGGGTAATAACCAAGACATTGTAAGTAAAAGGGTGGTATGTTTAAAGGTGGTAAGTGCTATGGAAGAAGAGTTTCTGGATGAGGACTTAGGGTATTTTCCAGCCTCTTCCCTTTGTGTGGCAAATTAGAAAAGGCATTTGCTTTTGTAGACACTTGAAATCATGGCTTCTGGAGAGATGAGTTCTGAGATCCTGAACATTTTTCCTCTTTGAGGCTTAGCTCTCTTATGTGTATAAAATACTAATCTCAAAATTTTGGTGTAAGTACTAGATGAACATAGATCCAATACCTTCTCATCCCTTCCCAGCCACCCACCCTCATCCTATCATTCTGGGGAAGGAAGCTGTATGTCACTACCATATTCTCCCTCTCCTGAACACCTAGCATGCTTAAATCAACCCAACGTTCATGAAAACACTCAAGATGTACTTACTGCATAAACATGTAGACAAACTAGCGTATGGGcaatttaaaagtaaacaaagcTACTTGTACTCAGAAATGATGCTTTTTAAGTAAGGGTAGGAAATCTTCACCTTTATTTAATaactctttttccctctttctaatttaattcaatttttacaGACCCCTATTGATAAAGATGTTAGATCTGCTCTTCATTGTCTTTCTTATACATAGAAGTAAAATCACAGAGATAATTATTTTATAGGAggataaaacttttatttaaatggaaACACTAATCTTTATTTTCATCATGCTGAAGTGTGTGGTTACAATTTCCAACAAAACACTATatataataagcaaaataagtTAGTACATTGTAAACTTATGCACAGTTTCATCAATTAACAGGTTAAGAACAAACAAGCCATTTAAGACTTTGTAGCTACATTTAGTAAAAAATTGCAGACACTCAAATCTTATCAACCCCAAGTAAGACACTAAAGAGCTATTCAAGACTTCTTCAAACCAATTACacaaatacatgtttatttttggttACAGTCCCCTGCTATGCACAAGACCATTGGAATGCTGGAAcgattacacattttaaaacggCACAAAGCAAAGCAAGGAGATAACATGCCAGCCTTAGAGAAGCTGTCTTGAAAGTGCAAACTGCATTTTCTCTTCCTGAACCACTAGGATAAGAACGGGTACCTCAGACGACACGGCAGGGTCATGAGCATGCTTTCTATACCGCACTGGTGGGACATTTACTAGAACCAGGTCTCCATGCCTTTGAAGATACCTCCGGTTTTAAACAGTGAACAGGCTTCAACTAAATATAGTGCAAATCAAATACCGAGGAGCAAAACGACAGAATAGAAACCGTCACAGATCGACCTCCTGTTTCTCTACCTGGCACAACCCACATGGGACACATTGGCACACAGTAACAACAACTTCTATTTAGGTTTTGATATGGAAGGCGGTGCGGCGGAGCGAATGCAGGGCAACCACGCAACAGCCCCTGAGCAAGGCCCCGATGTTATAGACAGGATCCGTTCCCCCTCTCTGAGTACTGAATGCCCACAGAACCGTGGGGACCACGGGGGCAGCCACAGCCAGGAGATCCACCAGGAAGCTGCTGCTCCAGTACTGCCTCACGACGCCCCCGCGAGCCAGTGGGATGACACCATCCAACCTCTCTTCCACGCAGGCTGCAAAATCCAGCTCTCTCATGAGGCGGTTTGCATGGACTTCTGCATCCACATTGGCGGACGGGGTCTCCACGGGAGACAAAAGGATGGCTGAGTTTGGATTTCTTGGAGTTAAATCAACCACTAAGGCAGAGAGGGACTCTGGGAAGCTCTCCATCGAGTCTGGTTCAGACTCATCAGGGGACGCCAAGCTCGAGGGACAGGGGTCCTGGAGCTTCTGCAGCACATTCTGAATGAGCTCCGAGATGGCGGGGCTGTAGGGCACCACGTCGGTCTGTACGGCTCGCTCCACCACCACACTGCCCTCCTCCAGACCCATGACCATGGGCAGCAGCTGCAGGACATTAGCCCCAGGGGTGGAATGCACAAGCTCCAGGTCACCAGATTCTGTGGTGGTGGCTGTTACCATCTCATCAAACAAATCTGTGCCATCGGCTATGCTATCTCCCACCAGTAGCTCCCTGTCAACCCCTTCCCCAGCAACCTGCTCTTCCAGAGATAACCCATCTGCCATTGTGTCAAGAGGGGGGTTGAGGGTTAAACTCTTCTCTGGGGAATCACATGGAAAATCTAGGCACAGTTCGTCCCTCAGAGAGCCACTGTGTGCCATCTCCATGCTCTGAAGGAGAGACTCCAACTTCTTGTTTTGGATGTTTATGTCcacaaaatatttctgaatgcCTTTATCTTTATCAGCCAAGCTGCTCCGCATGGTTTCGATGACCTGTTTGAGCTGTTTAATCTCTTTCCTGGCTTCTTTGAGTGCCAACTGGGCCTCTACCCGGTGGCACTCCTCCTCAATCCAGTCCTCTCGCATGCGGGCCAGCTGGGACTTAAGCTCCACGATTTCACTTTCCCTAGAGTGCCAAGACAAGCATggttaataaaaaaataaaatacctttgaACTGGGCAACAGGCAGTTCTGGCACAGAGCCAAGAACTCATACTCTTCCgcttgaaatacagatgtgaaaTCAGTTTTGAATGCAGGGAACTCAAGAGAACACAGAAAACTTGAGAAAACACTCCAGCCTAAACTTAAAGAAACAGTACATTTTCTCTTTGGCAGAGATTAGCCATGAACTTTCTCTTTAATTGTAGAATGGCTAAAGTAATAATAGTCATCAGAATCAGAATCAAAATAGCTACCACAATTTTTTTGAGTACCCATTATGAGTCAGATATTGCACTGTTACAAGTCTTATCGTCTACTCAatccttaatatttaaaatgttattattagaACATCTTAGCATCTGTTAGCGTGTTTCTATCTCCATAGCCTACTCTTTCCAAATGTCTATAGTTTGTGGAAGAAAAGGCCAGTTCACTTTTAATTACCTATCAAAGACAGAAGGTAGACTGATAAGTTTTAGCCTTGCTAAATTGTTCGGATGATATTCCAatgataaacatttttgaaatcatAAAATGCTACACATGGCAGGGACTTTACATGTTGACAAGCTGCTTATTCTATCTCCTCTCAGATGGGATAATATTGAATTCATCCTACACTAAGGAGAAGCGATCCTACTTTTTAGATCCTTCACAGGACAACCCTACTTCAAGATCTTTGCATATAAATTCTTTcttacatataattttttcataGTCAGTCCTTACATTCTCAGTGGATATGAAGATAGGGTAGTCAGGATCCTCATATATATGAAGAGACATCAATATTGTTCATTTAAGTTTAGGCTAGAATATTTTCCCAAGTTTTACTGCATTcccattccttcctcccttgAGTGCTCCAATCCTCCTACGGACTGGGCAAATCACAGACCAAACACTTCCGGACTTAAGGTCTAACTCACCCCAGAGGAGAGTTTGGGTCTCAAGTCTATTTCAGACAGATGATGAACCAGATTAATTCGGAAGATGAAAAATGTCCCTTCCTCACAGTCTGCGCCCTTATCTATCCACAGTTTTAGCAACCAAGGTCATTgagttttctctatttctttgtgGCAGCAGCAGAGCAGGTTTGGGCTGATCAGGTAGCCCAGACTCTTAGAGAATGCAAATGCCACCCTCACCCTGAGCTCACAGCTACCCTGGTCAGAGCTTTCCTGGTCTGTTCCAAAATGTTCCAGGGGAAAACCATCAAGCAGAAAAACTGGCCTGCTGCCCAGATGTCAAAAGTCTTCTCCCTCAGATAAGATCTCTTAagcatgggctttttttttttttttttttttttttttttccaaccttaACACTTGGCCAAGAACAATGAGCCCCTTCCTTCAGCACAAAAATAGCATGCAGGAATTACAATGCACACAGATATCCATTCGTGCACGGATATAAACAGGGCTTAATTGGTCCACGGTGTGTGACCCATTCTGCTGGAAGTATGGGATTGTTCGCTCACgtgtttttgccatttaaaaatagtCATGCACACACCCGATTATTTCACATCAAAGCTGTATACactgcaaaacaacaacaacaaaaaggatcCCCTCTAACCGACGGGTCTCCCTGAACTCCTGAAACAGCCAAATCACACAGAATTATGAAATGGCTCTTTTCAGAGGCTGATttaaaaatttgacaaaaattgaatacaatcattttttcttttctatctttctatAGTTTGGGTTCATGTTTCATTTTATGGAGAAAGAAACTGTCCTACACCCCACTGTGCAAGGACGGCAGATTCACCTTTCATGGAGTCGGCGCTCAGATTCCTTCAGCTTGGTTTTGAGgtgtctcactgtaacctctttCTGCTGCAGAGGAGTCAAATACTGCTCTGGATTTGGGGGTCTGACACCATGATTTTCACCGCAAGACATGTACCTTCCAGAACGCCTGAAACAATCCAAGTAATGAAATGTTACTTTTTGccatttccttttctataaaaagaAGAGTAACACAGAGTGTTATcagctgaatgtttgtgtccctccagaattcatatgttgaaattcttaccccaatatgatggtattaggTGGTGAGGACTTTGGGAATTAGCTCATAAGGGTGGAGCcttcataaatgggattagtgctcttataaaaggaACCCCAGAGAGCTTTCTAGCTTTCTTTTTACACCCTGTGAGGTTACACTAAGAGGTGAGCAGTCTGCAGCCCAGAAGACAGCCCTCCCCAGAACCATACcttgctggcaccctgatctcagacctAACCCTATAATATGTAGCCCATGGTTCTCAAAAGATATGGACCAACGTCTAGGGTACTTTGTTATAGCTACCCACATTGACCCAGACACAGCTAACAGCTTGAGAAGGAATGGCAGCTATGTGCTGGAGTCTTAAGCCTCAATAATGGCTGACGTCACTTCAGAAGGTGAGCTGTAATAGAACTGCAGATCTTAAGACTGTTAATTACTTTGAAGATTGAAGGCGGTATTTGTGTACTTATGGAGAGAATAGGGACAGTGGAGGAGGAGAATTTTCTATGGCTTAGGAATGTTCTCATACAAAATAATGCACCATTGTCCAGATGCCTGAGCTGTCAGTTCAGAGTAACAGGCAGCACAATGGGCGAGGGTCAGGGGATGGGCCTGGGCAGAAGAGAAGGAAGCAAGCAAGATGACCTAAGTTTCCGCACAGTGTGCCACTGCCTAAAGATCCTGATGGCTATTTGCTGAATGCAAGTTGTTCTAAAATCAATCCCTGCTGTGAGTATGCCAGTTTGGAGGAAATGGAAAGGTCCTTCTTCTGAAGGGGAGAAGTTTCTTCCTCTACTTAACTGTCCCCAATGTGTTTTGTAAGAGAGGCTCAATGTTTTACAAAACAGCCCTTGCTGGAATCTTGGCCCCTCTCAGGCCTGGCTGGGAGCTGGGCATCTCTGCTGTAAGAGAGCTGACTGACGAGAATAGGGATGCCCAGCAGGAAGAAGGCTGAAGGAGGAAGGCGGCCAGCTCCTTCCCTGACTCTGGACCCAGTCCCAGCCACCGTGCTGCCGGCTCCCTGAGCACCTGCCTGCCTCCAAGATGACCTGTGTCCATGCCCACTGTCCAGTCCTCCTGTCATGGCCTCTTTGGAAATGCAGTTCCTTCTTTCTGCTCCACACTCCCTACAACCTCATATGAATTAACTTCTTGCTTGCTCTTCAGACCTCAATTCCACTTCTCTTTCTCAGGGAGGCCTCCCCGGATCGCTCCAGACTGAGTTGGACCCCTCCCCACCTTTCACACACCCCTGTAGCAACAGGTGCCTACAGAATCATcttaagttgtttttgtttgtttgtttgtttgtttgagatggagtcttgctctgttgtccaggctggagttcagtggtgtgatcttggttcactggaacctctgcctcccaggttcaagcaattcttctgcctcagcctcctgctgccTCTGTGGCATTTTCTCTCCCTATCCAGGAACTGCTTAGATTGCTGCGCGTTGTTAGAAATTGTGGCTTGTGCTCTTTCTGCAGCAGCCCTTGAAGAATCAGCCGAATGTCCGAAAGAAAAGTGCAGTGTCTTGTTGCAGAATCAGGCAAGGGATCAAGAGTTGTATaacccttattttctttttaaaagaaaatcttaccaAGTAGGACAAACTAAGATGCATGAATTAAGCAGGACTCACCTCATGATGGGGCTACAGTCGCTTCCTTTGTAGGAGCCTGAATTGCTACTGCTTGGGGAAGAAGGTGCATAACTGGGATGGATATTGACAGGGCTCAGCTGATTCCTGCACAGCATGGACAGAAGGTCCTTTTCCCGTGGGGATGATGGGCTGCTGCCAGGCTTGTGTGACGAAGCTCCATTACTCCGCCCATGAGGACCTCGACTGGGAAAAgcatgaaaaatgttaaaatcctTGGGGCTACAGATGCCCAAGGGCTAATGTCTTACTCCCTAAATCTAAGGAAATCCAATTTATGGAGTTGAAAGGGGCAATACGATTATTTGTGTAGACTTTCCTTCGGAGCGGCCTTCTTTCCACCTGCCTGGTATTTTCTAGCCTTGTGTCATCAGCACAAGCAACCTCTCCCTCTGTTGTTCTTTCAAATAGTTTCTGGCCATAAAGCTTGTTTTGGATTACACCCAATAGCCTGCTAAGAACATACACAATGTAGAATATTGATTTAGCTCAGGTTTATTTTGGACGTTGTTTTCAAGATGTGGTTTTTGTTCTAGTCCACCTGTTTCAGTTTAGAAATATTTGCGTTTGGTTCACGTCAGGGTAAGAAAATTAATGTGGCTCATTTGGAGGATGGGGGAAGGTGGTAGCACataaaggaggaggagaaaacagGGCAGATAAACAGCACTCATAAATGCATCATCGGTAATTTTgatcacttaaatttttttttcatttctttctagcCCCAATGACTTAAGACAACTTTTGTCATTTAACTGCTGAAATACTGTAACAGCCCCATCTTGGGTCTCCTGCCTCTTGCTTTGCTCCCTCCAGTAGAAGGTTGGCTTGTGGCTGGAGTGGCCTTTCAAAACGGAGTCTGATTCAATGTCCTCCTCAAAGCCTTGCCATGGTTCCCCACTGCCCCCAGAACAAAGGCCAGCCTCCTTAAGATGGTTCACAAGGTCTAATCCCACCACTCCACCCAACCCCATCCTCCaccactcctccctcctccctctgtacTACAGCATTCCAAATGACTTACAGTTTCCTGAAGGATCCATGCTTGACCATCCTTAGGTTTTTGAACTCATAATCTCCTCTGCTTAGAATGTTCTCTTGCTCCCTTCCCTAAGCCCCTGGATACCAGGATATTTCCTACTTTGAGACTGATGGGAACCTACTCTAAAGAGCCTTCTCTATATTCTTCCTTTCCTAGGCCAGTGTAGGGGCACTCCTTAATGCTCTCTAAAACTCTGTGCAAATTTCTACCATTGGACTTATCACATGGCATCACAACTGCATACTTATTTGTCCTTCCTGCTAGCCTAGGGcatccttgagggcaggaacagCCTGTTCTTTCTACCCTCCTACTTTTGATACATGGTAAGTGTTCCCTAAAGGActgctaaataaataaaccaggtgtgagtcactggcACTGCCACTTAGTAGGAACTTAGGCAAGTAAGCCACTTAACATGGagatcaaaacacacacacacacccccacacacacacacctttcctACCTTCCTCACAGAATTGAtgtgaaaatcaaatcaaagaaTGCATGTGAGTACATTCCACAAGCTATTAAGGGTGACTCAACTGTAGAGTATTATTAGATGATAAACTTGTTCAAACTTCACCGTTAATCCTGTTACAGAGATTTGACACCCACTAGTGTAAGGAAGCATCTTGAGAATGTTGAAATTACTTAAACAGGATAAAAATTCTATGTCAGGAATATTACttgatggcaaaaaaaaaagagaaaacaagatagCTTTCATATAGTAGTACTGCTTTCTGACAATCCTTTCTTTGCAATTTTAATTACAGCTGTATCCAACTGACATCTTAATGAGAAATGTGTGTAAATGTGAATGCAAGTGTGCGTGTGGGTATACTTGGCTTCGAAACCATGATTacttatttacaataaaatataatttcaactgGCTGTCAACCTTGCAAACCATACATAAATAAAACGTAACCCAGTTCTAAAGTTAAAGTTCTTTCCTTTTGAAATCATCCAAATGAATGCCGCTCTTCTCTTCGTGAGGACACTTTATATGGAACAGATGGGCTGATGGCTTTGTGACAAAACCAACTTCAGCAGCCCATAGTAGAAAGAACTTCATGAGTAGCTGAAAGGAACATGTACCCTGgtgtgcattttcttttctacacTTCAATTCTAAGTCTGGCATCAACCAGACTAGTTCTTAATCTGATTATGAGAAATATGGACGATTAGCTATTACATGTTAGGCGGGAATGTAAAGAGCTGTCCCATATTTTGACCTGGGGAATTTTATTACGAGTTAACTGCCACTGAGGACCTTCTGTGACCCTAGCACTGTTTCGGGTGCTTTCTGAATATTGATCAGGAAATAAATTATCAGACAGCTTGTAagagctaactttttaaaaagaagcaacatgcttaaaaatatcagttctctTCATTTAGTAGTTCAAATGCTAACATATATAGGTGCAAACTCATTATAGGCATTGATAGGAAACATTTTCAAAGGAGACACTGAGATTCCATGTTTGTCATGGCCATGAACCGGCAAACCCACTGCTGTCCTCTTCAGCCCATCCCAGATCCTTTGGTCTGGTGGACAAGAAAAACACAGTCcacaaaaaggagagaaaattctGCTGACCTTGAACCCTTCTACAAACCTGAATATGTAACTAGAAGGTCAGAGACAGAGGAGTGTAGAAGAAACCTCATGAGTGACTCAGGTGAATTTCGATTCCCTGACCATGGCTCTGGACTTCAGGTAATATCATtgttatcaccatcatcatcaccaccatcatcaccatgatCTAGGGTTGAACTGTGTCACCCCCTGCAAATtggtatgttgaagccctaactcccagtACCACAGAATAACGGGGCTTTAAAAAAGTgactaagttaaaatgaggcaGTTAGAGTGGACCCTAATCCAGtttaactggtgtcctta of Macaca fascicularis isolate 582-1 chromosome 8, T2T-MFA8v1.1 contains these proteins:
- the SYBU gene encoding syntabulin isoform X1 gives rise to the protein MGPLRESKKEHRVQHHDKEISRSRIPRLILRPHMPQQQHKVSPASESPFSEEESREFNPSSSGRSARTVSSNSFCSDDTGCPSSQSVSPVKTPSDAGNSPIGFCPGSDEDFTRKKCTIGMVGEGSIQSSRYKKESKSGLVKPGSEADFSSSSSTGSISAPEVHMSTAGSKRSSSSRNRGPHGRSNGASSHKPGSSPSSPREKDLLSMLCRNQLSPVNIHPSYAPSSPSSSNSGSYKGSDCSPIMRRSGRYMSCGENHGVRPPNPEQYLTPLQQKEVTVRHLKTKLKESERRLHERESEIVELKSQLARMREDWIEEECHRVEAQLALKEARKEIKQLKQVIETMRSSLADKDKGIQKYFVDINIQNKKLESLLQSMEMAHSGSLRDELCLDFPCDSPEKSLTLNPPLDTMADGLSLEEQVAGEGVDRELLVGDSIADGTDLFDEMVTATTTESGDLELVHSTPGANVLQLLPMVMGLEEGSVVVERAVQTDVVPYSPAISELIQNVLQKLQDPCPSSLASPDESEPDSMESFPESLSALVVDLTPRNPNSAILLSPVETPSANVDAEVHANRLMRELDFAACVEERLDGVIPLARGGVVRQYWSSSFLVDLLAVAAPVVPTVLWAFSTQRGGTDPVYNIGALLRGCCVVALHSLRRTAFHIKT
- the SYBU gene encoding syntabulin isoform X6; amino-acid sequence: MGPLRESKEHRVQHHDKEISRSRIPRLILRPHMPQQQHKVSPASESPFSEEESREFNPSSSGRSARTVSSNSFCSDDTGCPSSQSVSPVKTPSDAGNSPIGFCPGSDEDFTRKKCTIGMVGEGSIQSSRYKKESKSGLVKPGSEADFSSSSSTGSISAPEVHMSTAGSKRSSSSRKRSGRYMSCGENHGVRPPNPEQYLTPLQQKEVTVRHLKTKLKESERRLHERESEIVELKSQLARMREDWIEEECHRVEAQLALKEARKEIKQLKQVIETMRSSLADKDKGIQKYFVDINIQNKKLESLLQSMEMAHSGSLRDELCLDFPCDSPEKSLTLNPPLDTMADGLSLEEQVAGEGVDRELLVGDSIADGTDLFDEMVTATTTESGDLELVHSTPGANVLQLLPMVMGLEEGSVVVERAVQTDVVPYSPAISELIQNVLQKLQDPCPSSLASPDESEPDSMESFPESLSALVVDLTPRNPNSAILLSPVETPSANVDAEVHANRLMRELDFAACVEERLDGVIPLARGGVVRQYWSSSFLVDLLAVAAPVVPTVLWAFSTQRGGTDPVYNIGALLRGCCVVALHSLRRTAFHIKT
- the SYBU gene encoding syntabulin isoform X10, with the protein product MVKHGSFRKLRGPHGRSNGASSHKPGSSPSSPREKDLLSMLCRNQLSPVNIHPSYAPSSPSSSNSGSYKGSDCSPIMRRSGRYMSCGENHGVRPPNPEQYLTPLQQKEVTVRHLKTKLKESERRLHERESEIVELKSQLARMREDWIEEECHRVEAQLALKEARKEIKQLKQVIETMRSSLADKDKGIQKYFVDINIQNKKLESLLQSMEMAHSGSLRDELCLDFPCDSPEKSLTLNPPLDTMADGLSLEEQVAGEGVDRELLVGDSIADGTDLFDEMVTATTTESGDLELVHSTPGANVLQLLPMVMGLEEGSVVVERAVQTDVVPYSPAISELIQNVLQKLQDPCPSSLASPDESEPDSMESFPESLSALVVDLTPRNPNSAILLSPVETPSANVDAEVHANRLMRELDFAACVEERLDGVIPLARGGVVRQYWSSSFLVDLLAVAAPVVPTVLWAFSTQRGGTDPVYNIGALLRGCCVVALHSLRRTAFHIKT